In Myxocyprinus asiaticus isolate MX2 ecotype Aquarium Trade chromosome 16, UBuf_Myxa_2, whole genome shotgun sequence, a single window of DNA contains:
- the LOC127453884 gene encoding uncharacterized protein LOC127453884, giving the protein MVPSQQKLKSLVMKSALSFVFGAVAGGTLGATEVPVNQVATEIVSGTLLKPITDGMKTVGALGLGTLLGATALTTSMTAAVIGITIAASVGLLLLRTPAALGGITWTAAGLTAALATTSSGAALGAIIEKLVSYGVVNLLWALGIFTVLKLLMHIVVQFTCRERDCCGIQGVCTEDSESEQVRLDALEVEQRQRVAVEIEQRIIALEMVKTGEEGKGLELRATWEAQRRKREEVERQQWQALEVEMKQRISRRHLLKVVGKYVEFLVFSGIPMTVTASVTAGFGIFGFGDYRFVFVILLVLVLIMSFGLMRSRHLDFWMFTGCMAMFATFAIAVLTVHAGQEVAGMSVKMHKAGQAISKQNISIRIMHTSSVEAISAGFFVSKVSQVGLGATVGGPMGREAGGKAIVGACVTAVAVLSLVEVSSQIVGVGGTAGAFLGAVGAAGVAMGGAAAVAVKSSSWGGILATTAGIFFGFLVFGKWDIVNIGLQVSVAYIFAMTNLY; this is encoded by the exons ATGGTGCCATCACAGCAGA agcttAAGAGCTTGGTGATGAAGTCTGCCCTTAGCTTTGTGTTTGGAGCGGTGGCTGGAGGTACACTTGGAGCCACGGAGGTACCAGTGAATCAAGTCGCAACTGAGATTGTCTCAGGAACCCTACTGAAGCCCATCACAGATGGCATGAAGACCGTTGGGGCTCTGGGACTGGGCACTCTTCTAGGAGCTACGGCACTCACTACATCAATGACAGCAGCGGTAATAGGGATCACCATAGCCGCTTCTGTTGGCTTGTTGCTATTAAGAACTCCAGCAGCTCTAGGTGGAATTACATGGACTGCAGCAGGACTGACCGCGGCCCTGGCCACAACTTCAAGCGGTGCAGCACTTGGGGCCATCATTGAAAAACTTGTGAGCTACGGAGTAGTCAACCTGCTCTGGGCTTTGGGGATTTTCACAGTGTTGAAACTATTAATGCACATTGTTGTGCAGTTTACGTGCAGGGAAAGAGATTGCTGTGGGATTCAGGGAGTCTGTACTGAGGATAGTGAGAGTGAACAAGTGAGACTAGATGCTTTGGAGGTAGAACAAAGACAGCGAGTCGCAGTGGAGATCGAACAGAGGATCATCGCTCTTGAGATGGTGAAAACGGGTGAGGAAGGGAAAGGATTAGAACTTCGAGCCACTTGGGAGGCCCAACGAAGAAAAAGAGAAGAGGTAGAGAGACAACAATGGCAGGCCCTTGAAGTAGAAATGAAGCAGAGGATTTCTAGACGGCACCTGCTCAAAGTGGTGGGAAAATACGTGGAATTTCTTGTCTTTTCTGGCATTCCGATGACTGTTACTGCTTCTGTGACCGCTGGCTTTGGGATCTTTGGGTTTGGAGATTACAGATTTGTTTTTGTGATCCTCTTAGTTCTGGTGTTGATCATGTCCTTTGGGCTAATGAGGTCACGGCATTTGGACTTTTGGATGTTTACAGGCTGCATGGCAATGTTTGCCACGTTTGCCATCGCTGTGCTTACTGTTCATGCTGGGCAAGAGGTGGCAGGGATGTCTGTTAAAATGCACAAGGCAGGACAAGCCATAAGCAAGCAGAACATCAGCATTCGTATAATGCACACATCCTCCGTAGAAGCAATATCTGCAGGATTCTTTGTGTCCAAAGTATCTCAGGTTGGTTTAGGGGCCACAGTGGGTGGTCCAATGGGCCGAGAGGCAGGAGGAAAGGCGATCGTGGGGGCATGCGTAACAGCTGTGGCTGTTTTGTCTTTAGTCGAAGTGTCATCGCAGATTGTGGGAGTTGGAGGTACAGCAGGGGCTTTTTTGGGGGCAGTTGGAGCAGCAGGTGTGGCCATGGGCGGTGCTGCAGCTGTAGCAGTAAAATCATCTtcatggggagggatattagcaACTACTGCTGGAATATTCTTTGGTTTTTTGGTATTTGGAAAATGGGACATTGTCAACATTGGACTTCAGGTATCTGTGGCATATATTTTTGCCATGACAAATCTTTACTGA